A segment of the Eubalaena glacialis isolate mEubGla1 chromosome 14, mEubGla1.1.hap2.+ XY, whole genome shotgun sequence genome:
tgtttattgtCAACTCTTTGGCTTATTTACTGTGTGTCTCCATGAAATGACTCCTTTGGCCTGAAGGACACTATGGAATATGGTTTGCTTCCCCTTCTCATTAATTCATGTTTGTCTTTGAGGCAAATTTCTCTTCTTGTTCCCTTATGCAGATTAGTCTCTGCATTGTTTTCCTCTTACACTCTTGAGAATCCACCTTTTCTTACGGCTTCAACCATTATGCAGGTGTCTCCCAAAACTAGATCTCTTAGTTTCCTTTGACCTCTCTCCAAGCTCCATATACATGTGGGTACCTCTAGATTCCTGTTAAACATTTCCTCTTTCAGAGCACTCTCACTTCAGACTCAAAATGTCACATGTCTTGCTtccattcttctctttccctcatctGCCTAAATActtctttatattaaactttctgaaaaccatttttttccccttattacTCTCTGGCTTTAAAATTAGACTTACAATTGTCTGTTGCCCTAGGATAAAGTTCAAACCAGAAACTACCATAGGCTGGCCCAACCCACCTTTTCAACATTACTTTCAATTATTTGTCCACTCAAACCCTTCATGAGGGTCTGGCAGCAGCCAGACTCTCCTACCTCCAAAAGCATTCcacctttgtttctttgttcaaACCTCTCTCTTTACCTAAAATTGCCTTCCTCCACCAAATTAGAACATATCTGTCCTTTAATTCCAACGTCTTTTGTGAATGTTCCCTACTACTAAAAACCAGagtaatatctttttattttttacttcctcTAATCCTTAGTGTCTGTACCACTCTAATTTTATATACTGTTCATATTGTAATTTAAtgttcatattgtttttatttttggtgatGGTCTTGTTCTCCTACTACATTGTAAGCCACTTGCAAGCTAAGATactgaatgttatttttaattctccGAAATTTTGCAgttagtaggcactcagtaaatatttgtagaataaaggAACAGACAGCAAGAGATATTGAAGAAAAAATAGTGTGGCATGGACCTTAATATCCAGTAGTTGACATCCATCCAATCTGTGGTAGAAAATGCACTTGGAAAAAACTTTCATTTATGTGACttgaatttttttcccatatgaCGGCCTTTTATGGATCTGAGAATCATAATATTACAATGTGAGTGAGTTTCACTAATCCTGACAAGAAACACATTTCTTTCAATATATGCACAGAGGCATAGGTATGCTGATAAGAACAGTACTGTCCGGTGGAACTTTCTGTcacgatgaaaatgttctgtatctgtaccttccaatacagtagccactaaccACCTTAGTGGttactgaacacttgaaatgtggctagtgcaaatgagagactgaattttttaaatttaaattaagtagCTGCATGTTGCTAGTGGTGACTTAATTGGACAATGCAGGATTAAAACATCTACCAGAGTACCTAGGTTGTGGCCCCGACACAGCTGTGTTCAATTAATATTAGCTGATAAGGGGGTTGTATTAGCTTACCTTGGATGAAGGGGAGAGACACACAGTTTTGCTGATTACCTTATTTCCTCAGGCTGGATCTCCAGAACTGCTCTCTGAAGGACCCTGGTCCATACTTTCCTCAGGCACATACTGCTATCATCATGTAAGTCGTTAATTATCCTCCTTCCCAAAAGGTGATTATGGCAAAGGGTTGATGGGAAAGTCTTTGAGGATGGACTCCTAAAAGGATGTTTGAATATTGTCTACACTTGGACAACTCAGAATGAGAACTGGATTACCAGTCCAGAAACACACTGGATTACCAGTCACACACATTCATGTGTGAATGGAAGTAAGGTGTTTTCCTAGAGCACAGTGCTAACAGTGTGTGCTTTGCAGAGACCTGCAGGCAAACCCCCTCCAGGGTGACTTGGCCAACACCTTCCATGGCTTTACCCAGCTCCAGACTCTGTGAGTaaggggtgtggggtgtgggagAGAACCAAAGAGAGGCAGTGATGTGAACTCAGCAACTTGAGGCTGCATATTATGACTGCCTGTGTTGTGTTCAGGATACTGCCACAAGATGTCAACTGTCCTGGAGGTATTAATGCTTGGGATACTGTCACTTTTTATATAAACAACCAAACCTGCCAAGAACAAAGGAAGCTTTGCAACAGCACTGGGGACTCAGGTATGCTGTCTCACCTCCACCCCTCCAGAAACTGCCCTTCCTCCCTTGTATTCTCCGATTTAGATCAGAAAGACAGTAAAGTTGCTTAAGTGCCTTTTGTTTGGGTTTCTGAAGCTTTAACCCCTCAGAAAGAAAAGGTCTTAaacttttgttaatatttttaaaataattttatgatgatgatgatgatgacaatgttCTGATTATCTGTAATCTTTCCGCTCTACCTTTGACCTAGAAATAGTTGAGACAATCTATCCGCTCTACCTTTGGCCTAGAAATAGTTGAGAGAATCTAAGTTGAAGGAGATATTTGGGAAACATACCTAATGAAATCCAGTGatgttctctgtttttctctggctCCCAGAAATGTGTCCTGAGAATGGATCTTGTGCACCTGGTGGTCCAGGTCTCTTGCAGTGTGTTTGTGCTGAAGGCTTCCATGGCTACAAGTGTATGCGCCAGGTGAGGAATTAGGTCTTCTAATTAGGGATAAGAGAAATGCATAGAGTAAGTACCTCTATGAAAGAAGAGCCATAAAACCAGGAGCTGATGCAAATCACCTAGAGAAGGAAACTATAAGAGAATTGCCCTGGGTGAGGGGACAGGTATGCTAGGAAAGAACTGGGTGTTAGGTTGTAAGCCCTTGGTGTAACCCTGTGTGAAGTTTTTTCGGTCTGTTATTCACAGGGCTCCTTCTCACTGCTCATGTTCTTTGGGATTCTGGGATCCACCACATTATCCATCTCCATCCTTCTTTGGGGGACTCAACGCCGAAAAGCCAAGGCTTCATGAACCACATAGGTCTTACTGCTGACTAAAGATCATCCCCATCTTAGTCCAGCCAGGGAGATTTGCTTCCTAGACATCATTGGTCAGTGGATCCTCCCTCCCAAGGCAGAGGCCGCCGTCGGAAGGAGGATGGAAATTTGCACAACCCTGCGTATTGTAGACCCAGTCCAGGAGTGGACTAGTACCGGCTCCCATTTGTGCTGTTGACCAtaataaagtttttgtttttttcttcttcgtCTCTTGGTTAGCGTGGGAAAGGCTACTTTGGGAGAGCGGGTTTTCTCAGGTATCCCATCGCTTCGCGCAGGGTAGAGGAGGTGACCCAACCGTGTCGctgccctggccccgcccctcacGTTCCTGGCCCCGCCCCTCACGCCGCCAGCTGCCCGCGCCGCCGCAGTTTGCCGCCGCCCAGAGCGCCTGGGCTCCTGCGCGGTCCACGCCGCCCTTGATCCAGACACCGGCGCGGCTAGCCACGTGGACCGATTCCGGGCGCGCCGTCCTCACGTGGTTCTAGCATCTGCTGGGGCTTGCTGCGTTTCCCGCTACTCTGTAATCACCCCGGCCTCTGAGCTCCGTTCCCATGGCGGCCCTGGTGTTGGAGGACGGGTCGGTCCTGCGGGGCCAGCCCTTTGGGGCCGCTGTGTCGACTGCCGGGGAAGTGGGTAAGCAAGTCCGGGCTGGCTGCCGACCTCATCCCACTCTCTGCTGCCCCTCTCTGCCCAGcctgccctgcccagcccagacCCCGCCATTTCCCCGCCtgcacaccccctcccccgccattCCCCAGCCCGACCCCTTTTATCCCTGACGGTCAGGGCCGCCTCCACTGGGGCATTCTCGTCGCTCGGGGCAGTGCTCCGAAGAGTGCCCTGCCTAAGCCCCAGCTCTACCTCTTTCTTGCAGTGTTTCAAACCGGTATGGTCGGCTACCCCGAGGCCCTCACTGACCCTTCCTACAAAGCACAGATCTTAGTGCTTACATATCCTCTGATTGGTAACTACGGCATCCCCCCAGATGAAGTGGATGAGTTCGGGCTCAGCAAGGTAGCCACATCCAATGCTTTCTCTACATTCCTTTTCAAATCAGTAATTGTTAACTGTTAGTGAAGACACTGACATTCCGCTAGGCATTCTGGAGAAAGCAGGTACACACTAAAGTGATAGACAAGCACTCTGCAGGGTTTGTTAGGTAACACCTTGAGAAGCACAGAGTGCTGGAGGCGAAGGTGAAGAGTCTGGGCTCTAGTAAGGAACCAGTGAAAATTTTTTAGCAGCAGAGTGATGTGATGGGAGCAGTGCTTTAAGAGTGCATAAATTAATGGGAAAGAGACTGGAAACTAGGGTCACACCCTTCTCAGTGATGGTGGGTCACAGTTCACCTACCAAACCAATGAAGTTGATTATCATCTTCTAAACCTGCTTTCCTTACCTTGCCTCATTCTTTACCACTTTTCAGTAGAGTTCTTACATGTAGATAAgaaactcagtttccttctcAGTGAGGTTTCTCCTATTCCTCCTCATCTGGAATTTGGAAACTAAGTTGCCCTCTGAGAGttcaagtaattaaaaaaaaaatcacaagttaaTTGTAGAGTAGCCATAGCCTCCGGTGTAGGATTCCTCAAAACTCACTTTGTCCTAATTCTAGGGTTACTGACCCTTTAATTCTTAATATGCTTTCCCAATCACCCTGACACTTGGAAAAGGAAACTCTAGGAAGGAGACATGCTTGGTATTCCTGGAAGAACCATTCCTCATCACATAAATTCACTGCATTCTGTATAAATTCACTGCATTCTAGTTTATAATGCACTATCTTGGTTAATTGACGTAAGTCTTCAGCTTTGTCAACTCTAGATACGATGTCAAAGTTGAGTTTATACACTTGCACAATTGAGGCCCTGACAGAACCAAGGTGAGTAAGGCCTCCTGGAGCCACCAGCCCACCACGGATGCTTTTGCAGCACATATGCTGTAAATGCACTTGTCCATGTGCAGACACCTAGCCATGGAGGGTTCTGCCAAACTAGCCTTCAGATCACATTCATCTTTCTTTAAACCTTCCACCACTAAGCAGATGTAGTTTAAATATGCCACTTTCTCCCAGATAAACAATCTGTTTCTCTACTTAGTTATTATAAGCTTATCTATCGAGTAGCAAATTTACATTGAGTAGCAAATTtacattaccttttttttttaaatttattttttttaaatttattttcatctgtgttgggtcttcgttgttgcatgcgggttttctctagttgcggcaagcgggggctactcttcattgcggtgcgcaggcttctcattgtggtggcttctcttgttgcggagcacgggctctaggcggtcgggcttccgtagttgtggctcatgggcttagttgctccgcggcatgtgggatcttcccagaccagggatcgaacccttgtcccctgcattggtaggcagattcttaaccactgcgccaccagggaagctgtacattaccttttttttaatggtaatccCTTACGaagtgggggtgggtggtggtggtataATGCCTAGTATTGCACCTTgaacctttgtttttatttagtaaGGTATTGTGCCCCTGCCTATTCTACACTGTTTTTATCACACCCTGTGATTATGATCTTGTTTTATCTACCTTACTTTGTTAATTTTCTGGTTCCCTTGGTAGCAAATTAACATTCTGAACACAGGACCTTGTCTTTTTTTACGCTCATGCTCCTCCCCCAGCATCTATTCTAATGCCTGGTACCAAGTGGGCCCTCAGTAAACGCTGACTACTATCATGTGTCAGGTACCTTGCTCTTGAGTTCATAGTTCTCTGATGAAGACATCTGGACACATTTGTAATACAATGGAAATAGCAAGTCAAGTAGAAACAAAGTGAACTTAGGTGAGCTCTAAGGAGGAGACAGAAGCTGCAGTGGGTGAGAATGGGGGTGACTTCATGGAAAAGGggatagaagaaaaggaagggaaaaggaaaatgtcGTTTCAATTACTCATCAGGCACCCCAGGCCCATGTGTTCAGTGTTTCATGCAGGGGGCAGCATTGCTGATAAAAGGCAAAAGCATGAGGTGCTTGGCATGTTAAAGGAATGACAGGTCATTCAGTGTGGCTGAAGTACAGGGTCCATGGCCCTACAGGGAGGTGTGTGGCCCTGAGCTCCTCACACTCTCCTCCTCCCATCGACAGTGGTTTGAATCCTCGAGGATCCACGTGGCAGGACTGGTGGTAGGAGAGTGCTGCCCCACACCCAGCCACTGGAGTGCCACCCGTACCCTGCATGAGTGGCTGCAACAGCATGGCATACCTGGCCTACAAGGTATGTTGCAAGCACAGGGGTGTCTGAGTGGAGCACAGATACCCAGATGGAAAGAATCAAGGACTCTGTGGACTCTTGGGACTTGAGTCCAAGATTGTGATACAATGTACCTGATTCGAAAGCTTTAGActgggggctggagctgggggaaGGAACTGAGCTCTCACTcagatggaaaatttcaaacctgCAAAAGGAGAGAATAGGATAATGAATCCCCAGCTTCATCAACTCAGGGCTAAACTTATTTCATCACCACTACTACAACTCccagattattttgaaacaaatctcaGACATAATATCATTTCATCCACAGATAGTTCAAtagctatgaaaaaaaaatccttgtaaaAACATGATCACAGTAACATTactgtaacctttaaaaaattaacagtaattccttaatatcaaatATACAAGGAATGTTTAAAATTTCtccaattttctgatttttttaaaactgtttatttGAATCTGGGTCTACACAAGGTCTGtacattgcatttggttgataATCTTTACTCTATGGGCCTTGTAACCTATTTGACACAAACAGTTGATTTTCCTTTAGAGTACCCCACAGTCTGCATTTTATTGATTACATTCCTGTATTGTCATTTAGCATGTTCTTTTGTCCCTTGGTATTATTTTCTGTAAACAGATCTGGAGTGGTGGTTCAATTCAGATGTGATATTTGAGGGCAAGAGTACTTCATGGTAGGGTACTTCAGCAGGATAGCCCGGGATTTTTGATGCCCATAGAACAGCTGTGTGTGACTCAGGCTCTGGAATGGAAGTCTAACGTCATGCGTGACTGCGTTGGGGGAGTAATCTCTCAGAGTCTGCTGTTTGGGCAGGAGTGGACACTCGGGAGCTGACTAAGAAGTTGCGAGAGCAAGGGTCTCTGCTGGGAAAGCTGGTCCAGGATGGGACGGAGCCTTCAACCCTGCCCTTCTTGGACCCCAATGCCCGTGCCCTGGTGCCA
Coding sequences within it:
- the ATRAID gene encoding all-trans retinoic acid-induced differentiation factor; translated protein: MLDEFFVYLQSFYTRQIGAGRLRSHWRGHNIYVRIVLSKMRSFPGQDLVQKFSGALFWRLVPRGRNASSSKPDIKICIQCPGSVKNLSEVALYCKQTPELMLHARCCLNWKGTILGLDLQNCSLKDPGPYFPQAHTAIIIDLQANPLQGDLANTFHGFTQLQTLILPQDVNCPGGINAWDTVTFYINNQTCQEQRKLCNSTGDSEMCPENGSCAPGGPGLLQCVCAEGFHGYKCMRQGSFSLLMFFGILGSTTLSISILLWGTQRRKAKAS